Sequence from the Macaca fascicularis isolate 582-1 chromosome 16, T2T-MFA8v1.1 genome:
AGCTCTCCTTCGCCTGCGGGCCGGCAGTGCTCACCTCTCGTCCAGGGACATGACGGGCACGCCAGGCGCCGCTGCCACCCGGGATGGCGAGGCCCCCGAGCGCTCCCCGCCCTGCAGTCCGAGCTTCGACCTCACGGGCAAGGTGGGTGGGCCTCTTCCGTGAGACCCCCGCCCTCCTCGGCGCTAGCCCCTTCCTGGCTGCGTCTGGGTTGGACTCAGCCCTTTCCCTCAGGCAGCTGGGTCTcccagaggagggagggagagagggtcAGGACACAGCCCCTGGGGCCGTCCCAAGCTCCAGGGGTCTCTGCTGGCTCGGTGTGGGCGGGTCGCAGAAGATCGCAAAGACTGAGTCATCCCCCCGCCGGCCCCAACTCAGTTCTCTTCTGCCACACTGTGGCAAATATAAGTCCCCGGGAGCCCATGCTTCTTGGTGAGGGTTAAGCGCGCAACTCTGGGGACTCAGGCTGGGAAGTGCTGGGAGATGGGGACCGCCCGGAGACTCGGAGAGGACGTCCTCTGCTGGCGGAGAAACTGGTGTTAATGCCATTTTCCGAGCTAAGCTCTCAGTTGAGATCTGACATCCCGGTTTAAGGCCTGAGGTCCCCCAGCTGCTCCCCTCCCAGTGGCAGCTGGGAGGCACTGCCTCCCACTTTCCTCCCTGCAGTCGGAAGCCCCTCCTCCCAGAAGGATGTTGCGAACTGGCCTGCAGGCCACCTGGGAATTTTTCGAACCTGAGAAAGATCTCAGTGGTTGGTCTTTCGCATCCCGCACTTGAGAGAAATCCAAGGCTGCTCTCTGGGGCTTGCTCCCTCTACAGGGGGTGTCCTGTATGGAAACAGGTAGAGGCAGCAGTGGACTGGTCTGTCGCCTTCCATCTGTGTGCTTGGAGTGAGCGGGTACCAGAAACCGAAAGAATTGCTGAGGGAGCCTAGAGCTTCCATTCTTCCTCTGCAGGGTTGGGAATGGAATGAGGGCTGTCCTGCATTCCGCTGCATGGCCTTGAAGGAGACCTGCCTCTttctgggcctcggtttcctccCCGACACCAGGGCTCACCCATGCTGGGAGCCTCAGCCTCCACCCCCGTGTTTTGGGGGAGCCACCCTGCAAGTCATCCGCCCAGAGCCGTTGAGATAGGCGTCCTGTGTGGGCTTGCGGCAGGAAATGGGCCCCTGCACCCTCGGAGAGGGGGAGCTGCTGTTGGCCAGGCCCCAGGCTGAGGGGGACTGCCTGACCTTGTTGCCCTGCAAACCAGCTGGGTTGTTTGCCTAGGAGGTGGCCAGGCTAGGCAGCTGTTTGTGTTTGGTGGAATCACCGAGCTGGGTGGGTAGCTGGCATCGTTTGCTCAAGGCAGCTGTGATCTGTAAAGTACACAAAGACTGGCCCTGTCTCCCTCCTTCCTACTCTGGGGCTGGGACCCAGGAGCCAGGGAGGAGTGCAGGCTCCAGAGACCTCCTATCCCCCACCCCTTCATGTGTTCCCTGGCCAAGCAACATTGGCAGGAGAGTTGGTCCCCAGCCTCCCCGGGCCTGTCCCAGGGGACTGAGTCCAGGACCCTCTGAGAAAGCCTGGCAGGAACTCCTTGGACCAGACTAGGGGTAACGGGGCCCACAGGCGGACAGTTCCCACCCCTGGGCCACTCTTCCCTGGGTCTTAGGTGATTCACCACGATGATTGGCCCTAGCCATTAACAGACTCTAGAAAGACCTCAAAGAAAGTATCCCTCCTCCTTCTACCCACTATGGAAACCATGCCACAGAAAGGTTAAGGAATCTTCCTAAAGTCACACAGTAGGCCATTGACAAACCAAGACCCATCCTTCATACCCTTCTGCTCAGCCAACCCTGCCTCTCCACCAGAGTTAACCAATCCCAGTACCCCATACCACAGCAGGAATGCCTTTGGGCTCCACTGTCAAGTTCAGaacctcaaaataattaaaacctaGTCCCCACTCAACCCATTAGGCCATCTAACCAGCAGTTGGGAAAATTCCAGCATTGGATCTAGACCCCTGTTCTCCAAGACTGGAGAAGACGGGACAAAGCGCTCCTCTCCACCATTCCTGAGTGTCCCTGGGAAAGatgagcagagcagagcagagccagACTGTAAAGGAGAGGGCCACACCCCCTTCATAGGTTCCCTCCTTGGTACTCCTGCTACCCACAGCAACCCCAGGATGCCAATCTGCAGCCACGCCTCCCATGTGggaggtttctgctgaaagaacTTCCGACTACATCTCCCCACTTTAGTATAAATTTCAACCTTCCCTAATTcatgcaacctttttttttttttttttttttttttgagacagagtctcgctctgtcacccaggctggagtgcagtgacacaatctcagctcctgggttcaagctactctcctgtctcagcctcccgagtaactgggatacaggtgtgtgcccccactcccagctggttttttgtatttttagtagagatgggatttctccatgttggccaggctggtctcaaactcccgacctcaggtgatcctcctaccttgggctcccgaagtgctggaattacacacatgagccaccacgcccggccttatgCAAccttttaataaacataaaatgtcaTTAGAAACTTCCGgttgggcggggtggctcatgcctgtaatcccagcactttgggaggctgaggcagggggatcagctgaggtcgggagttcaagaccagcctaaccaacatggagaaaccccgtctctactaaaaatacaaaattagcaaggcgagtggcacacacctctaatcccagctactcaggaggctgaggcaggaaaatcgtttgaacctgggaggcagaggttgtggtgagccaagatctcgccattgcactccagcttgggcaacaagagcaaaacgaaggaagggaggaagggacgaaggaaagaaattttgtgatccccccccaaaaaaaccccaaacagtAGTCATTATAGAGTATGCAAATGACCATGCCCCACCCCCAGTAGATTTTGATAGACTCCTTTGGGTGGGATTCCTTGTCCAAGATATTGACACTTCCCTCTCCTGTCAGTGTAGCCCAGCCTATGCGTGTACTCATGAGTGGACAAGGGATGACACGAGTACACAGAGGGACGGAATCCCTGCATGGTGTGGCTATGAGCAAATGTGGCCAGTGTCTAGATTGTGCAAATGTGATGGTTCTCTGGGGCCACAGAGCACACTTGGGGACCTGTTCATGGTGAGGTCATAATTCGGGCCTCTAGGAACTTGAGTGAGGACAGGAGGGTCTAGAGGGAGAGCCTAGGAGGCTGAGCCAAGGAGcacagagaggagaggcagggtgAAGGCGCTGGCAGGCTTTCTGGAAGCAGGTGCCCCTTGGTGCGGTCAGCATTCATGCCAGCCCCCTCTTCTTCTCTGATCCTCTCCATGTGTCTCTCCTGAAATGCCAGAAGCTACCCCTGACTCCCCATTAACTGCCTCTGCCCCTACCCCCTAGGTGATGCTTCTGGGAGACTCAGGCGTCGGCAAAACATGTTTCCTGATCCGATTCAAAGACGGGGCCTTCCTGTCCGGAGCCTTCATAGCCACCGTCGGCATAGACTTCAGGGTGAGGTGGTTGCAGGAGCCTGCTTGCAGCAGCGAGCCAGGGCTGTGGCTCAGGCACAGGGCGGTTGTCCCCCCTCCCTTGCTCACCCTGGCTCCCAGGGACTCCCGAGGCTCATGCCTGAAGGGCACACAACTCGCTCCCCCAGGACCACAGAGGTGGCTGGGTCAAAGTAGACTGGGCAAGGTTGGCTCCTTGCCCACCTATAGGATGCAAAAAATTAGACTGAGTCTTCGTTTCCACCTCCATTCCTGGGGAACTTCTCCCAAGCAAGGCAGCCGCAGGCATGGCATAAGCTGAATGTCTTGGCCCACAGAGGCCCTGCTCATTGCCCTCCTACCTGGGCCCCTTTGGCAAGACCTCAAAAGTCAATTAGCCTTTCTGGAGTTCCCGGGAAGCATAGCCCTGCACTGGGTTTAAGAGCTGGgcttgggccgggtgcggtggctcacgcctgtaatcccagcactttgggaggccaaggcgggcggatcacaaggtcaggagttcaagaccagcctggccaacatggtgaaaccccatctctactaaaaatacaaaaattagccgggtgtagtggcacgcttctgtagtcccagctactcgggaggctgaggcaggagaatcatttgaacccaggtggtggaggttgcagtgagctgagatcgtgccactgcactccagcctgggtgacagagcgagactccatctcaaaaataaaagaaaagaagaaaaaaaaagctgggcttgatcaggcacagtggctcacacctgtaatccaaacacttcgggaggtcgaagcaggaggatcacctgagctcaggagttcgagaccagcctggtcaacatggtgaaaccctgtctctaccaaaaatacaaaaaaatttgccaggcgtgatggcgcatgcctgtaatcccagctactggggaggctgaggcaggagaatctcttgaacctgggaggcagaggttgcagtgagtcgagatcgtgccactgcactccagcctgggcaacaagagcagaaactctgtctcaaaaaaaaaaaaaaaaaaaaaagagctgggctgGCCATGTGGGGAGACAGCAGCTCACCAGGGACCCTCCCTCTCACCTTGACGGCTCCATCTCACAAATCCGCGTCAGGGATGCTGGGCGCTGCACACCCAAAGTGTTCAACAGAGGAAAGGTCTCACCCTGGCAGGCGGGGCTCTACAGCTCCAAACAGGCAGAAAGCGAATGCTTCCTTCACCAGATAATTAGTGGGCAGCTAAAGAAAAGATGCTgctggcagggcgcggtggctcaagcctgtaatcccagcactttgggaggccgagacgggcggatcacgaggtcaggagatggagaccatcctggctaacacagtgaaaccccgtctctactaaaaaaatacaaaaaactagccgggcgaggtggcgggcgcctgtagtcccagctactcgggaggctgaggtaggagaatgacgtaaacccgggaggcggagcttgcagtgagctgagatccggccactgtactccagccccggcgacagagtgagactccgtctcaaaaaaaaaaaaaaaaaaaaagatgctgctGCAGATGTAGCCTCAGGTCCCCAGGATGCAGGCAAGCACCCCATCTCCAGGGGCTTGGTCATAATCCCAGGACCAGGctccaggagatggagactgaaGTGGGGAAAAGGCAGGGCCTCCAGTAGCACCCAGCCCTCCAGCCCTGGGCTGCCTGATCCCTGGAGAGAGCCAGGAAGCTTCTCAGGCTCCTCTTAGCCTGCTGTTGTGAGAAGGGCAGATACAGTCCCCAGAAGAGACGACTCCACAGTGGAGGTGTCTGCAGATGGCATTCCTGCTGCCCTGATGGTATGATGTGGCTGGAGACAGTTCTGGGGCTCGCTGCACCCACTCTAGGCCTGGAGAGGGACGAAGACAGGATGTCTGCAGAGCTGAGGAGCCACGCGACTCCCACCCTCCCATCCTctgcctttttctgtttcagaacaAGGTGGTGACCGTGGATGGCATGAGAGTGAAGCTGCAGGTGAGACCAGAGGCTGGAgttggggagggaggatggaggaCCTGCCTTTCCTTCTCACCCTGAACCACAGGAGGCCTGCAGCCCTGCCCTCTGCCTGGGGCAATTTCCTGTGGGGCCCATGAGAGGAAATGGCTTTTGTTTATTTGATGTCTGCAGAAAAAGCAGTTCCCAGGCACCCTCTCATCTGTGAAAGGTAGCTCCAAATGCCTTCAGACAAGCTTAGCCTCCAACCATCTCCTCCCCAGCTGCCTGGGCTTTATCTGCTCTTAGGAGATTGGAcatccccaacccctgggctaggggagaggagaagattcccttttttttttttttttttgagatggagtctcactctgtcgcccaggctggagtacagtggcgcaatcttggctcactgcaacctctgcctcctgggttcacgccgttctcctgcctcagcctcctgagtagctgggactacagggaacaggggcccaccaccacgcctggctaattttttgtatttttagtagagatgggttttcaccatgttagccaggatggtctcgatctcctgatctcgtgatccgcccgcctcggcctcccacagtgctgggattactggtgtgagccgccacgcttGGCTGAGGAGATGATTCTGAAGGAGCTTGAGAACTCAGTAACTGCTACTGTCCAGGTCATTATATGCTCAAGAGCTCATGAGAatttaaagaaggaaacagcCCCACCTTCCCACAGATATCTCATACCACAAAGCAGGCCCTCTCCAACCAGTACATTCCTTGCACCTGCCTCCTTCTGACCATTTCTCCATCCCATCCCCTCCCAGATCTGGGACACCGCTGGGCAGGAACGGTTCCGAAGCGTCACCCATGCTTATTACAGAGACGCCCAGGGTAAGTCCCTCGCACCCTCCAGTCCCTACCCCAGCCCCTTGGTAGCTCCCATGCTGCTGCCTAAGTTCCCTCTGTGATCCTCTCCCCCTCCAGCCTTGCTTCTGCTGTACGACATCACCAGCAAATCTTCTTTTGACAGCATCAGGGTAGGTCCTCCCTTCCCCTGGCCGCTACCCATAAGCAGCCAAGGTAAGGTCTGTGCAGGCTGAGGTTGCTTCCTGTCCTGTGGAAAGGGGGTGGAGCATGGAATCCTGCTGCCTTCTGAAAAACACCTACTTGTGACTCAGAAGTCATATCTTCTGCCTTGTATTTGGTGGCCACGTGGGCATGAAGGCCAAGCAGACTGTTGTGACCCCGTGCCACCTTCTTAGCTCTCACTGTGATTCATGAGTGTGTTTTGTGACAAAGTGTTCAGAATGGCCCCCACTCCACCCTAGATAATTATCCACAGAGACCAAGGGAAAAACACAACCAGAAAAGTCCACACATACATCCAGGGCAAGTTGCAAGAAAGTGACTCAGTCAGACAGAGTGAGTGGCTGTATCCTCACAACAAAACTATTATGGAGACAAAAATTTGATAAATTCAAGCACCAGTTCTGTGCACGACATTGTATAGGTTTCATGAATTCCCTGACCTCAAGGACAGTTTGCTGACAAGCAAAGTAGgagaataaaacatttatatagaaaaaatatggaaaatccATGGCACTCATACTCCCACCTCCTACCCCATGCTtatggcagacatcactaatcactcACAGTACTTTTGATCACTGAAACCCTTATGTGGTCTTAGAATCTTCAACAGGGCACTCCAAGAAATCACTGGTGACAACCAACTGATTTGTGAGATAAGGTCTCCATGCATCTGGATCTTCCATAGAACTGATAGTTGAACAGCATAAAATGGGGAGGGTGGGGCCACTGTGGTTCGAGCCACCAAGGAAGGCCACCCAGGCCTGGATTGGCCAGAACAAAGGTACAGATAAGAGAATGCACAGGGCATCGTATTCAAGGCAGTAAGTAGCTGAGGACAGTCAAACCGAGCAGAAGAAGAAAGGGGCAGCGGGAGGAGGAGAATGCCAGTCTCAGCACACCCTTTCCCACAGGCCTGGCTCACTGAGATTCATGAGTATGCCCAGAGGGACGTGGTGATCATGCTGCTAGGCAACAAGGTGAGTGGCTCCGGGGCAGGGTCAGCCCAGCCCTGCACTTCCTCAGCCCTAGCCAGCCCCATAACCACCCAAGAACAGTTATCTAGGCATCCTTCCTGAAAAGGACTCTGCAGGCTCCAGCTCAGGAGTCAGACGTATCTGGAGGCTTCTGCCTATCCCACGTGCCCCTTCCAAGGAAAAATCCAAGCTGTTGCCTGAGAAATCAAGGGCTGCCCAGTGCTCAGCCCCCATTAGAACAGAGTGAACAGGGTCTCAGGTCAGGGGCTAAGACTGCAAAGGGTTAGCCCCAACTGCTGTCCCCTTCCAAGACTGAGTCATCACACCCTTTACCAAAGGTGAGATCCCAGGATTAGGAGCTACACTGGGCAAAAATCCTGGCCCCAGGCCAATCACACCTGCTTGCAGTCCCTTGGGCCACCAGCAGAGGGCAGGCAGTGCCTGCTTCTGGGGTAAAATATGGGCCCGCTGGGGCGGAGGCCTCCTTCCCCAGAGTGACCCTTTTGGGCTTGACAGGCGGATATGAGCAGCGAAAGAGTGATCCGTTCCGAAGACGGAGAGACCCTGGCCAGGGTAAGTGATTTCTGTGGGACAGGGTGAAGGGTGGGGGCAGCCCGAGGCTGGCCCTGAGGACACTCTCTCCCGGGCAGGAGTACGGCGTTCCCTTCCTGGAGACCAGCGCCAAGACAGGCATGAATGTGGAGTTAGCCTTTCTGGCCATCGCCAAGTGAGAGCTGGACAGGGAAGGGAAGTGTGCGGGGCGGGGCGGCACCCTCCAGGAATCCAGTAGGGCCCGGCCCCTGGCCCAGCCCCTGGACACACCTGCATTCTGCAGGCTGAGGTCCATTTGCTCTGGGCcactgggaggtgggaggggactgCTCAGCTCCTCaccccagcccaccccagcccagcccattGCCTCTTCTTCAAGGGAGCTGAAATACCGGGCCGGGCAGCAGGCGAATGAGCCCAGCTTCCAGATCCGAGACTATGTGGAGTCCCAGAAGAAGCGCTCCAGCTGCTGCTCCTTCATGTGAATCCCAAGGGGCAGAGAGGAGGCTCTGGAGGCCCACGGGATGCAGCCGTTCCCCCCAGGCCTGGCTTATTCCAAGCGGCTGAGCCAAtggggagaaagatggaggaCCCAGTGCACAGCCTCTTCCTACTAGGGAGCTGTACTCCAGCTCCTACTTGAGTTCCTGCGGTCTCCCCGCATCCACGGGGAGGGTAAAACACTTAGCTTTTATTTGAATAGTACATAatttaataccaaaaaaaaaggcaCCTGGATGCCCAAAAAACCGAGGCTGGGCCCTAGTAACCCTTTTGCTTTCTAGGACTTGGGGGGCTGGCCTTCCCTCCTAAGCATAACAAAGGTGGTGTTGCTCCAGCTCAGCCCCAGGGGACACAGATGCACTTTGGGGGTGAGGGCAGGTAATGACTCCATCGCACCCTCAGTTCAGCTGGAGAGAGGCTGAGCTGACCCCAGCCTTCACTGTCTCCTGCTCTCCAGGAGCTTATCTTCACCCCATCCCCCAAATAAGTGGGCCCTTGT
This genomic interval carries:
- the RAB37 gene encoding ras-related protein Rab-37 isoform X2, with translation MTGTPGAAATRDGEAPERSPPCSPSFDLTGKVMLLGDSGVGKTCFLIRFKDGAFLSGAFIATVGIDFRNKVVTVDGMRVKLQIWDTAGQERFRSVTHAYYRDAQALLLLYDITSKSSFDSIRAWLTEIHEYAQRDVVIMLLGNKADMSSERVIRSEDGETLAREYGVPFLETSAKTGMNVELAFLAIAKELKYRAGQQANEPSFQIRDYVESQKKRSSCCSFM
- the RAB37 gene encoding ras-related protein Rab-37 isoform X4 gives rise to the protein MTGTPGAAATRDGEAPERSPPCSPSFDLTGKNKVVTVDGMRVKLQIWDTAGQERFRSVTHAYYRDAQALLLLYDITSKSSFDSIRAWLTEIHEYAQRDVVIMLLGNKADMSSERVIRSEDGETLAREYGVPFLETSAKTGMNVELAFLAIAKELKYRAGQQANEPSFQIRDYVESQKKRSSCCSFM
- the RAB37 gene encoding ras-related protein Rab-37 isoform X1, with the translated sequence MDLQRPDSYQGGAGPDFNEHVLHKTILVGDSGVGKTSLLVQFDQGKFIPGSFSATVGIGFTVMLLGDSGVGKTCFLIRFKDGAFLSGAFIATVGIDFRNKVVTVDGMRVKLQIWDTAGQERFRSVTHAYYRDAQALLLLYDITSKSSFDSIRAWLTEIHEYAQRDVVIMLLGNKADMSSERVIRSEDGETLAREYGVPFLETSAKTGMNVELAFLAIAKELKYRAGQQANEPSFQIRDYVESQKKRSSCCSFM
- the RAB37 gene encoding ras-related protein Rab-37 isoform X3 → MDLQRPDSYQGGAGPDFNEHVLHKTILVGDSGVGKTSLLVQFDQGKFIPGSFSATVGIGFTNKVVTVDGMRVKLQIWDTAGQERFRSVTHAYYRDAQALLLLYDITSKSSFDSIRAWLTEIHEYAQRDVVIMLLGNKADMSSERVIRSEDGETLAREYGVPFLETSAKTGMNVELAFLAIAKELKYRAGQQANEPSFQIRDYVESQKKRSSCCSFM